A window from Pseudomonas alloputida encodes these proteins:
- a CDS encoding GNAT family N-acetyltransferase, translated as MSIDWICKHHADLGKEQLYAILQLRTEVLVVEQRHAYQEVDGQDLTGDTLHLMAWQEDKLVAYLRLLDPQSQGGDVVIGRVVTSPQARGLQLDESLLLKGLEAAEHCWPGVPVYLSAPAHLQAFYARHGFAVVGEEFLEDGIASIGMRKG; from the coding sequence ATGTCAATCGACTGGATCTGCAAGCACCACGCCGACCTCGGCAAGGAGCAGCTCTATGCCATCTTGCAGCTACGCACTGAAGTACTCGTGGTGGAGCAGCGCCACGCCTACCAGGAAGTCGATGGTCAGGACCTGACTGGCGATACCTTGCACCTCATGGCCTGGCAGGAAGACAAGCTGGTGGCCTACCTGCGCCTGCTGGATCCGCAGTCACAAGGTGGGGATGTGGTGATCGGACGAGTGGTGACATCACCGCAGGCGCGAGGTTTGCAGCTCGACGAAAGCTTGCTGCTCAAGGGGCTGGAAGCGGCGGAGCATTGTTGGCCGGGGGTGCCGGTTTATCTGTCGGCTCCGGCGCATTTACAGGCGTTTTATGCCCGCCATGGGTTTGCGGTGGTGGGCGAGGAGTTTTTGGAGGACGGCATCGCGTCCATTGGAATGCGCAAGGGATGA
- a CDS encoding winged helix-turn-helix domain-containing protein, whose product MEVSKTKSSFYRRLYVAWLIDSQTATSVPALMEATGMPRRTAQDTIVALADLDIVCEFEQQEGARNHAGHYRIHDWGAIDKQWIIRHLRQIREVLGYP is encoded by the coding sequence ATGGAAGTGAGCAAGACCAAGAGCAGCTTCTACCGCCGCCTGTACGTGGCCTGGCTGATCGATAGCCAGACCGCGACCAGCGTGCCCGCCCTGATGGAGGCCACCGGCATGCCCCGTCGCACAGCTCAGGACACTATCGTCGCGCTGGCCGACCTGGACATCGTCTGCGAGTTCGAACAGCAGGAAGGCGCACGCAACCACGCCGGGCATTATCGCATTCATGACTGGGGGGCGATCGACAAGCAGTGGATCATCCGTCACTTGCGGCAGATCCGCGAAGTGCTGGGTTACCCCTGA
- the yccS gene encoding YccS family putative transporter, with translation MSSSSFRQSLRRLWGQDKFSYSIRVTIALTGSLALCWYQNEMALLIPLFLGIIASALAETDDSWQGRLSALAVTLVCFAIAALAVELLFPYPWIFVVALALAAFGLTMLGALGERYGAIASATLITAVYTMIGVDQRGGQVTDFWHEPLLLVAGAAWYGLLSVLWQALFSNQPVQQSLARLFFELGSYLKLKASLFEPVRTLDVEARRLELAQQNGKVVAALNAAKEIILHRVGNSQPNSKVSRYLKLYFLAQDIHERVSASHYPYNALTEAFFHSDVMFRCQRLLRKQGSSCQELARSIRLRQPFVLASGYPEALEDLNASLEHLRIQSNPAWRGLLRSLRALAANLATLDRLLSAASNPDSLADASDSSLLDRSPRSLKDVWTRLRTQLTPTSLLFRHALRLPLALSIGYGMVHLIHPTQGYWIILTTLFVCQPNYGATRRKLVQRIFGTAVGLTVGWALFDLFPNPVIQSLFAVVAGVVFFVNRTTRYTLATAAITLMVLFCFNQIGDGYGLFLPRLFDTLVGSLIAILAVFLFLPDWQGRRLNKALANTLACASVYLRQIMQQYAHGKRDDLAYRLARRNAHNADAALSTTLANMLMEPGHFRKEADVGFRFLVLSHTLLSYLSGLGAHRDTALPAEVQEQLIEGAGQSLASSLDEIANGLAARLPVAIHSDSEEALANALEQMPEDLDEHQRLVQTQLALICRQLGPLRTLAAHLIKENAPA, from the coding sequence ATGTCATCGAGCTCGTTCCGTCAGTCACTGCGTCGCCTGTGGGGCCAAGACAAGTTCAGCTACAGCATCCGGGTCACCATTGCCCTCACCGGCAGCCTGGCCCTGTGCTGGTACCAGAACGAGATGGCCCTGCTGATTCCGCTGTTCCTCGGCATCATCGCCAGCGCCCTGGCCGAAACCGACGACAGCTGGCAGGGCCGCCTCAGCGCCCTGGCCGTTACCCTGGTGTGCTTCGCCATCGCTGCACTGGCAGTCGAGTTGCTATTCCCCTACCCCTGGATCTTCGTCGTTGCCCTGGCCCTGGCTGCCTTTGGCCTGACCATGCTCGGGGCGCTGGGCGAGCGCTACGGCGCCATCGCTTCGGCCACCTTGATCACTGCGGTCTACACCATGATCGGCGTGGACCAGCGCGGCGGCCAGGTCACCGACTTCTGGCACGAACCGCTGCTGCTGGTGGCAGGTGCGGCCTGGTACGGGCTGTTGTCGGTGCTGTGGCAGGCGCTGTTTTCCAACCAGCCGGTACAGCAGAGCCTGGCCAGACTGTTCTTCGAGCTGGGCAGCTACCTGAAGCTCAAGGCCAGCCTGTTTGAACCGGTCCGCACGCTCGACGTCGAGGCACGGCGCCTGGAACTGGCCCAGCAGAACGGCAAGGTGGTGGCCGCGCTGAACGCAGCCAAGGAGATCATCCTGCACCGGGTGGGCAACAGCCAACCAAACTCGAAGGTAAGCCGCTACCTCAAGCTGTACTTCCTGGCCCAGGATATCCACGAGCGTGTCAGTGCCTCGCACTACCCCTACAACGCACTGACCGAGGCGTTTTTCCACAGCGACGTCATGTTCCGCTGCCAGCGCCTGTTGCGTAAGCAGGGTTCATCCTGCCAGGAACTGGCCCGCTCGATCCGCCTGCGCCAACCGTTCGTGCTGGCCAGCGGTTATCCAGAAGCCCTCGAAGACCTCAACGCCTCGCTGGAGCACCTGCGCATCCAGAGCAACCCGGCCTGGCGCGGCCTGTTGCGCTCACTGCGGGCACTCGCCGCCAACCTGGCAACACTGGACCGCCTGCTCAGTGCCGCCAGCAACCCGGACAGCCTGGCCGACGCCAGCGACAGCAGCCTGCTCGACCGCTCGCCGCGCTCGCTGAAGGACGTGTGGACGCGCCTGCGCACCCAGCTCACACCGACCTCGCTGTTGTTCCGCCATGCCTTGCGCCTGCCGCTGGCGCTGTCGATCGGCTATGGCATGGTGCACCTGATTCACCCGACCCAAGGCTACTGGATCATCCTCACCACGCTGTTCGTCTGCCAGCCCAACTATGGGGCCACGCGGCGCAAGCTGGTGCAGCGAATCTTCGGCACTGCCGTTGGCCTGACAGTGGGTTGGGCCTTGTTCGACCTGTTCCCCAACCCGGTCATCCAGTCGTTGTTCGCCGTGGTTGCCGGGGTGGTGTTCTTCGTCAACCGCACCACCCGATACACCCTGGCCACTGCCGCGATCACCCTGATGGTGCTGTTCTGCTTCAACCAGATCGGCGATGGCTACGGCCTGTTCCTGCCGCGCCTGTTCGATACCCTGGTCGGCAGCCTGATTGCCATTCTTGCAGTGTTCCTGTTCCTGCCTGACTGGCAGGGCCGACGGCTGAACAAGGCGCTGGCCAATACCCTGGCCTGCGCCAGCGTGTACCTGCGCCAGATCATGCAGCAGTATGCCCACGGCAAGCGCGACGACCTGGCCTACCGCCTGGCCCGGCGCAATGCCCACAACGCTGACGCGGCGTTGTCCACCACCTTGGCCAACATGCTGATGGAGCCGGGGCATTTCCGTAAGGAGGCCGACGTTGGCTTTCGCTTCCTGGTGCTGTCGCACACCTTGCTCAGCTACCTCTCGGGGTTAGGCGCGCACCGCGACACGGCGTTGCCAGCCGAGGTGCAGGAGCAGTTGATCGAAGGCGCCGGGCAAAGCCTGGCCAGCAGCCTGGACGAAATTGCCAACGGCCTGGCCGCGCGGCTGCCGGTGGCGATTCACAGTGATTCCGAAGAGGCGTTGGCCAATGCCCTGGAGCAGATGCCGGAAGATCTGGATGAGCATCAGCGGTTGGTGCAGACGCAGCTGGCGTTGATATGCCGGCAGCTGGGGCCACTGCGGACCCTGGCGGCACACCTGATCAAGGAGAATGCCCCGGCCTGA
- a CDS encoding MliC family protein: MKALLAVTALATLAGCSLLQPAQPAPADNWTRWVCDTQAEVLWRFADAQRDQVDVRLGGGDQVYRLKAEPGASGALYSDGMLAFHTKGEEGLVYWVATNDLIGRGCKAP; this comes from the coding sequence ATGAAAGCGCTTTTGGCCGTGACGGCCCTGGCGACACTGGCAGGATGCTCACTGCTGCAGCCGGCGCAACCGGCCCCGGCAGACAACTGGACCCGTTGGGTCTGCGACACCCAGGCTGAGGTGCTTTGGCGCTTCGCCGATGCGCAACGTGACCAGGTTGACGTGCGCCTTGGCGGCGGCGACCAGGTGTACCGGCTCAAGGCTGAACCGGGTGCCTCGGGTGCGCTGTACAGCGATGGCATGCTGGCCTTCCACACCAAGGGCGAAGAAGGCCTGGTGTACTGGGTGGCAACCAACGATCTGATTGGGCGGGGCTGCAAGGCACCGTGA
- the fba gene encoding class II fructose-bisphosphate aldolase (catalyzes the reversible aldol condensation of dihydroxyacetonephosphate and glyceraldehyde 3-phosphate in the Calvin cycle, glycolysis, and/or gluconeogenesis) — MALISMRQMLDHAAEFGYGVPAFNVNNLEQMRAIMEAADKTDSPVIVQASAGARKYAGAPFLRHLILAAIEEFPHIPVCMHQDHGTSPDVCQRSIQLGFSSVMMDGSLGEDGKTPTDYEYNVRVTQQTVAMAHACGVSVEGELGCLGSLETGMAGEEDGIGAEGVLDHSQMLTDPEEAADFVKKTQVDALAIAIGTSHGAYKFTKPPTGDVLAIDRIKEIHKRIPNTHLVMHGSSSVPQEWLAIINQYGGDIKETYGVPVEEIVEGIKHGVRKVNIDTDLRLASTGAMRRLMAQNPSEFDPRKFFGETIKAMRDVCIARYEAFGTAGNASKIKPISLEGMYQRYLKGELAAKVN; from the coding sequence ATGGCACTCATTAGCATGCGCCAGATGCTGGACCACGCCGCCGAGTTCGGCTACGGCGTACCAGCTTTCAACGTCAACAACCTCGAGCAGATGCGCGCCATCATGGAAGCGGCCGACAAGACCGACTCCCCGGTGATCGTTCAGGCTTCGGCCGGTGCCCGCAAATACGCGGGTGCGCCATTCCTGCGCCACCTGATCCTGGCTGCCATCGAAGAGTTCCCGCACATCCCGGTGTGCATGCACCAGGACCACGGTACCAGCCCTGACGTCTGCCAGCGCTCGATCCAGCTGGGCTTCAGCTCGGTCATGATGGACGGTTCGCTGGGTGAAGACGGCAAGACCCCGACCGACTACGAGTACAACGTCCGCGTTACCCAGCAGACCGTTGCCATGGCTCACGCCTGCGGCGTTTCGGTTGAAGGCGAACTGGGCTGCCTGGGCTCCCTGGAAACCGGCATGGCCGGTGAAGAAGACGGGATCGGCGCCGAAGGCGTGCTGGATCACAGCCAGATGCTGACCGACCCGGAAGAAGCCGCCGACTTCGTCAAGAAGACCCAGGTCGACGCCCTGGCGATCGCCATCGGTACCAGCCACGGTGCCTACAAGTTCACCAAGCCACCAACCGGTGACGTGCTGGCCATCGATCGTATCAAGGAAATCCACAAGCGCATCCCCAACACCCACCTGGTGATGCACGGTTCGTCCTCGGTACCGCAAGAGTGGCTGGCGATCATCAACCAGTACGGCGGCGACATCAAAGAAACCTACGGTGTACCGGTTGAAGAAATCGTTGAAGGCATCAAGCACGGCGTGCGCAAGGTCAACATCGATACCGACCTGCGTCTGGCCTCTACCGGTGCCATGCGCCGTCTGATGGCGCAGAACCCGAGCGAGTTCGACCCACGCAAGTTCTTCGGTGAAACCATCAAGGCCATGCGCGACGTGTGCATCGCGCGTTACGAAGCCTTCGGCACCGCGGGCAATGCCTCGAAGATCAAGCCGATCTCTCTGGAAGGCATGTACCAGCGCTACCTGAAAGGTGAACTGGCCGCCAAGGTCAACTGA
- the epd gene encoding erythrose-4-phosphate dehydrogenase: MPHRPYKVALNGYGRIGRCVLRALFERGAKAGFEIVALNDLADQASLEYLTRFDSTHGRFPGEVKVDGDCLHINGDCVKVMRSATPEGIDWAALGIDLVLECSGAYNTRADGQRFLEAGAPRVLFSQPMASEADVDATVVYGINQACLTGSERLVSNASCTTNCGVPLLRVLDQAFGIEYVQITTIHSAMNDQPVIDAYHHEDLRRTRSAFQSVIPVSTGLARGIERLLPELAGRIQAKAVRVPTVNVSCLDITLQTARDTSAAEVNRVLREAALEGPLKGLLAYTELPHASCDFNHDPHSAIVDASQTRVSGPRLVNLLAWFDNEWGFANRMLDVAEHFLHVVHPTRTKQP; the protein is encoded by the coding sequence ATGCCCCACCGTCCCTACAAAGTTGCACTCAACGGTTATGGCCGTATCGGCCGCTGTGTCCTGCGCGCGCTGTTCGAGCGGGGGGCAAAGGCCGGTTTCGAGATCGTCGCGCTGAACGATCTGGCCGATCAGGCCAGCCTCGAATACCTGACACGCTTCGACTCCACCCACGGGCGTTTTCCCGGCGAGGTCAAGGTCGACGGCGACTGTCTGCACATCAATGGCGACTGCGTGAAGGTAATGCGCAGTGCCACCCCCGAAGGCATCGACTGGGCTGCGCTGGGCATCGACCTGGTGCTGGAGTGTTCCGGTGCCTATAACACCCGTGCCGATGGCCAGCGTTTCCTCGAAGCCGGTGCGCCAAGGGTGCTGTTCTCGCAGCCCATGGCCAGCGAGGCCGACGTTGACGCCACGGTTGTCTACGGCATCAACCAGGCCTGCCTTACCGGCAGCGAGCGCCTGGTGTCCAACGCCTCGTGCACCACCAACTGCGGCGTGCCGCTGCTGCGTGTGCTGGACCAGGCGTTTGGCATCGAATATGTGCAGATCACAACCATCCACTCGGCGATGAACGACCAGCCGGTGATCGATGCCTATCACCACGAAGACCTGCGCCGCACGCGTTCGGCCTTCCAGTCGGTGATCCCCGTGTCCACTGGCCTGGCGCGTGGCATCGAGCGCCTGCTTCCGGAACTTGCCGGGCGAATCCAGGCCAAAGCGGTACGTGTACCGACCGTCAACGTCTCGTGCCTGGACATCACCCTGCAGACTGCCCGCGACACCAGTGCGGCCGAAGTCAACCGAGTGCTGCGCGAGGCTGCGCTGGAAGGTCCGCTTAAAGGCTTGCTGGCTTACACCGAGCTGCCGCACGCCAGCTGTGATTTCAACCATGACCCACATTCGGCGATCGTCGATGCCAGCCAGACGCGTGTTTCCGGCCCCCGCCTGGTAAACCTGCTGGCCTGGTTCGACAACGAATGGGGTTTTGCCAACCGTATGCTCGACGTTGCCGAACACTTTCTGCACGTCGTTCACCCAACCCGCACCAAACAGCCCTGA
- a CDS encoding phosphoglycerate kinase, which yields MTVLKMTDLDLQGKRVLIREDLNVPVKDGVVASDARILAALPTIKLALEKGAAVMVCSHLGRPTEGEFSAENSLKPVADYLSKALGRDVPLVADYLDGVAVQAGELVLFENVRFNKGEKKNADELAQKYAALCDVFVMDAFGTAHRAEGSTHGVAKFAKVAAAGPLLAAELDALGKALKAPAKPMAAIVAGSKVSTKLDVLNSLSSVCDQLIVGGGIANTFLAAAGHPVGKSLYEPDLVDTAKAIAAKVSVPLPVDVVVAKEFAESAEATVKAIADVAADDMILDIGPQTAANFAELLKSSKTILWNGPVGVFEFDQFGNGTKVLAKAIADSAAFSIAGGGDTLAAIDKYGVSKEISYISTGGGAFLEFVEGKVLPAVAILEERAKA from the coding sequence ATGACCGTGTTGAAGATGACCGACCTCGACCTGCAAGGTAAGCGCGTACTGATCCGCGAAGACCTCAACGTGCCTGTGAAGGACGGTGTGGTAGCCAGCGATGCGCGTATCCTGGCAGCGCTGCCGACCATCAAGCTGGCCCTGGAGAAGGGCGCAGCGGTAATGGTCTGCTCGCACTTGGGCCGCCCGACCGAAGGCGAATTCTCTGCCGAGAACAGCCTCAAGCCGGTCGCCGATTACCTGAGCAAGGCCCTGGGCCGCGACGTGCCGCTGGTTGCCGACTACCTGGACGGTGTCGCGGTACAGGCCGGTGAACTGGTGCTGTTCGAGAACGTGCGCTTCAACAAGGGCGAGAAAAAGAACGCCGACGAGCTGGCGCAGAAATACGCAGCCCTGTGCGACGTATTCGTCATGGACGCTTTCGGCACCGCACACCGCGCCGAAGGCTCGACCCATGGCGTCGCCAAGTTCGCCAAGGTGGCCGCTGCCGGCCCACTGCTGGCAGCCGAACTGGATGCCTTGGGCAAGGCCCTGAAAGCCCCGGCCAAGCCAATGGCGGCCATCGTTGCCGGCTCCAAGGTTTCCACCAAGCTGGACGTGCTGAACAGCCTCAGCAGTGTTTGCGACCAGCTGATCGTCGGTGGCGGTATTGCCAACACTTTCCTGGCCGCTGCCGGCCACCCGGTGGGCAAGTCGCTGTACGAGCCTGACCTGGTGGACACCGCCAAGGCCATTGCCGCCAAGGTCAGCGTGCCGCTGCCAGTCGACGTGGTGGTTGCCAAGGAGTTTGCCGAGAGCGCCGAAGCCACCGTCAAGGCCATTGCCGACGTAGCTGCCGACGACATGATCCTGGACATCGGCCCGCAAACCGCGGCCAATTTCGCCGAGCTGCTGAAATCGTCGAAAACCATTCTTTGGAATGGCCCGGTTGGCGTGTTCGAATTCGATCAGTTCGGCAACGGCACCAAGGTACTGGCCAAGGCCATCGCCGACAGCGCCGCGTTCTCCATCGCCGGTGGCGGTGACACCCTGGCAGCCATCGACAAATATGGCGTCAGCAAGGAAATCTCCTACATTTCTACCGGTGGTGGCGCCTTCCTCGAGTTCGTCGAGGGCAAGGTCCTGCCAGCTGTGGCAATTCTGGAAGAGCGGGCCAAGGCCTGA
- a CDS encoding putative bifunctional diguanylate cyclase/phosphodiesterase has translation MDGAYPQQQPLDGSSVLLVVDDYPENLISMRALLARQDWQVLTASSGIEALSALLEYEVDLVLMDVQMPEMDGFEVARLMRGNQRTRLTPIIFLTANEKSEAAVLKGYASGAVDYMFKPFDPQILKPKVQALLDQQRNRRMLQQLSRELETARAFNASILENAAEGILVVDAHGIIRFANPAISRLLAAPVQHLQGTQLLDVVQLTSTSLWRESDFYKAYQGRQIYRVHDAQLRTQGGELVPVALSCAPLPADQQAMVVTVLDMSAVRNLHQQLEYQAITDPLTGLLNRRGFYQAAEGALLRNERSDKAQALMYMDLDGFKRINDSLGHDAGDRVLRWVAEQLKDCLGSEALLARMGGDEFTALFDSLPYPEQAGRFAERLLERVSISHEVDGLDVCLGVSIGIATYPDCGANVEGLLRSADAAMYAAKQAGRQQYRFYDQELNGRARSRLMLEDSVRMAIEQQDFTLVYQPQVAFHDGRLRGFEALLRWQHPSVGDVPPGLFIPLLEEARLINRLASWIYRQGAAQRQAWYDRFPPDLVLGISLSRAQFVMPGLVEELQRVIQLYQLVPTQLEVEVAETSLMYNIDAAVKQIHRLRELGVRVALDDFGAGDCSLRMLRDLPIDTLKLDRHLVARLPDSTVDAALVRSVIGLCADYRITVIAEGVETPAQAAWLKANGCEYVQGFLVAYPMTATDASGFPAIFSWPGP, from the coding sequence ATGGATGGCGCTTACCCTCAACAGCAGCCACTGGATGGCAGCTCAGTTCTTCTGGTGGTAGACGACTACCCCGAGAACCTCATCAGCATGCGGGCCTTGCTGGCCCGGCAGGATTGGCAAGTATTGACGGCAAGCTCTGGGATAGAAGCCTTGAGCGCGTTGCTTGAATACGAAGTCGACCTGGTGTTGATGGATGTACAGATGCCGGAAATGGACGGCTTTGAAGTCGCCCGGCTGATGCGCGGCAATCAGCGTACCCGACTGACCCCGATCATTTTCCTCACCGCCAACGAAAAGTCCGAAGCGGCCGTGCTCAAAGGCTACGCCAGCGGCGCCGTGGACTACATGTTCAAACCGTTCGACCCACAAATCCTCAAGCCCAAGGTCCAGGCGCTGCTCGACCAGCAGCGCAACCGGCGCATGCTGCAGCAGCTGAGTCGTGAGCTGGAGACGGCCAGGGCCTTCAATGCGTCCATCCTGGAAAATGCCGCCGAAGGCATTCTGGTGGTTGATGCCCATGGCATCATCCGTTTTGCCAATCCGGCCATTTCCCGTTTGCTGGCGGCACCGGTGCAACACCTGCAGGGCACCCAATTGCTCGACGTTGTGCAACTGACCAGTACCAGCCTGTGGCGCGAGTCGGACTTCTACAAGGCCTACCAGGGGCGGCAGATCTACCGCGTACACGATGCCCAACTGCGTACCCAAGGCGGTGAGCTTGTGCCGGTGGCGCTGTCCTGTGCGCCGTTGCCGGCCGATCAACAGGCCATGGTGGTGACCGTGCTGGACATGTCGGCAGTGCGTAACTTGCACCAGCAGCTGGAATACCAGGCCATTACTGACCCGCTAACCGGCCTGCTCAACCGCCGTGGTTTCTACCAGGCGGCTGAAGGTGCACTGTTGCGCAACGAGCGCTCTGACAAGGCGCAGGCGCTGATGTACATGGACCTGGATGGCTTCAAGCGCATCAACGACTCGCTCGGCCACGACGCGGGCGACCGGGTGTTGCGCTGGGTGGCCGAGCAGCTCAAGGACTGCCTGGGCAGTGAGGCCTTGCTGGCGCGTATGGGCGGTGATGAGTTCACTGCACTGTTTGACAGCTTGCCCTACCCGGAGCAGGCCGGGCGTTTTGCCGAACGGTTGCTCGAACGTGTTTCCATCAGCCATGAGGTAGACGGGCTCGATGTGTGCCTTGGGGTCAGCATCGGCATTGCCACCTACCCGGACTGTGGCGCCAATGTCGAAGGCCTGCTGCGTTCGGCCGATGCAGCAATGTACGCAGCCAAGCAAGCGGGGCGTCAGCAATACCGCTTCTACGACCAGGAACTCAACGGACGGGCGCGCTCGCGATTGATGCTCGAGGACAGCGTGCGCATGGCCATCGAGCAGCAGGACTTTACCTTGGTGTACCAGCCACAGGTCGCCTTCCACGATGGCCGCCTGCGTGGTTTCGAGGCCTTGCTGCGCTGGCAGCACCCCAGCGTTGGCGATGTGCCGCCGGGGCTGTTCATCCCGTTGCTGGAAGAAGCACGGCTGATCAACCGCCTGGCCAGCTGGATCTACCGCCAGGGGGCCGCCCAGCGGCAGGCCTGGTACGACCGGTTTCCGCCGGACCTTGTGCTCGGCATCAGCCTGAGCCGCGCGCAGTTCGTCATGCCTGGCCTGGTCGAAGAGCTGCAACGGGTCATCCAGCTTTACCAGCTTGTCCCGACGCAGTTGGAGGTGGAAGTGGCGGAAACGTCGCTGATGTATAACATCGACGCGGCCGTCAAACAGATACACCGCTTGCGTGAGCTGGGCGTGAGGGTGGCCCTGGATGACTTCGGTGCGGGTGACTGTTCGTTGCGCATGCTGCGCGACCTGCCTATCGACACCCTCAAGCTTGACCGTCATCTGGTGGCACGTCTGCCCGATTCGACGGTAGATGCTGCGTTGGTTCGCAGCGTGATCGGCCTGTGCGCCGACTACCGTATCACGGTGATCGCCGAGGGTGTGGAGACCCCGGCGCAGGCCGCCTGGCTAAAGGCCAATGGTTGCGAATACGTTCAGGGTTTCCTGGTGGCTTATCCGATGACCGCGACTGACGCTAGCGGCTTCCCGGCAATTTTCTCCTGGCCAGGGCCGTGA
- a CDS encoding M48 metallopeptidase family protein: MTVLRYLQAYPPHLQAQVRQMIDSDRLGEYLQRRYPDRHDVQSDKALYGYAQDLRQQYLRSAPNLDKVLFDSRLDLTHRALGLNTAVSRVQGGKLKAKKEIRIASLFKEAAPQFLRMIVVHELAHLRERDHNKAFYQLCQHMEPDYHQLEFDLRVYLTYRELPGNL, translated from the coding sequence ATGACCGTACTACGTTACTTGCAAGCCTACCCCCCGCACCTGCAGGCGCAGGTGCGGCAGATGATCGACAGCGACCGCCTGGGTGAATACCTGCAGCGCCGTTACCCTGACCGCCATGACGTGCAAAGCGACAAGGCGCTGTATGGCTATGCCCAGGATCTGCGCCAACAGTACCTGCGAAGTGCGCCAAACCTGGACAAGGTACTGTTCGACAGCCGCCTCGATCTGACGCATCGGGCCCTGGGCTTGAACACGGCGGTGTCGCGGGTGCAGGGTGGCAAGCTCAAGGCGAAGAAGGAAATCCGCATTGCCTCGCTGTTCAAGGAGGCCGCGCCACAGTTCTTGCGCATGATTGTTGTGCACGAGTTGGCGCACCTGCGCGAGCGAGATCACAACAAAGCGTTCTACCAGCTCTGCCAGCACATGGAGCCGGACTATCACCAACTGGAATTCGACCTGCGCGTCTACCTGACCTATCGGGAGCTGCCGGGCAACCTCTAA
- a CDS encoding substrate-binding periplasmic protein, whose protein sequence is MRPLLCVLGLLATMLATPAPGHAKLRLVADSWPPFTDAKMPGGGLATSIVTTALARAGYASGYEEVPWARALLGVGEGRYDVLINAWYNDSRANIGQFSSAYLSNRIRLLQRKGEAFSYKRLSDLYAYSIAVVRDYAYSPEFDGDPRLHKVPVRNFSSAVRMLAAGRVSLAVEDEYVARYNLQREPQDVRDGVMLVDPPLGENTLHILVSLKHPEHDRIVERFEQAIAAMKADGSYARLLRQYGF, encoded by the coding sequence ATGCGGCCACTGCTTTGTGTTCTGGGATTGCTGGCAACGATGCTGGCAACACCTGCCCCGGGTCACGCCAAGCTACGCCTGGTGGCCGATAGCTGGCCACCGTTCACCGATGCCAAGATGCCGGGCGGTGGCCTTGCGACCAGCATCGTTACCACGGCACTGGCGCGTGCCGGCTACGCCAGCGGCTATGAAGAGGTGCCGTGGGCGCGTGCGTTGCTGGGGGTAGGTGAAGGGCGCTACGACGTGCTGATCAATGCCTGGTACAACGACTCGCGCGCCAATATCGGGCAATTCTCCAGCGCCTACCTGAGTAATCGTATTCGCCTGCTGCAGCGTAAGGGCGAGGCGTTTAGCTACAAGCGTCTGTCTGACCTTTATGCCTATAGCATTGCCGTAGTGCGTGATTACGCCTATTCACCGGAATTCGACGGGGATCCCCGTCTGCACAAAGTGCCGGTGCGCAACTTTTCTTCTGCGGTACGCATGTTGGCGGCAGGGCGGGTAAGCCTGGCGGTGGAAGACGAGTACGTGGCCCGCTACAACCTGCAGCGTGAGCCGCAGGACGTGCGTGATGGGGTGATGCTGGTGGATCCGCCGCTGGGGGAGAACACCCTGCATATTCTGGTCAGCCTGAAGCACCCGGAGCATGATCGGATCGTCGAGCGCTTCGAGCAGGCGATAGCGGCGATGAAGGCCGATGGCAGCTATGCCCGGCTGCTGCGTCAGTACGGCTTTTGA